Proteins encoded within one genomic window of Bombina bombina isolate aBomBom1 chromosome 1, aBomBom1.pri, whole genome shotgun sequence:
- the LOC128638498 gene encoding gamma-crystallin M2-like, producing MQIIFYEDKNFQGRFYECRNDYPNLSHYLDRCNSIRVLNGSWMIYERPEYMGYQYFLQRGEYPNFQEWLGFNDSIKSCLVIPQYSGSYRLRLYERNNFGGKMLEAMNDCPSVFERFHQNDIQSCNIFDGYWIFYEQPYYRGRQYYLRPGEYRRFTDWGAMNARVGSFRLIRD from the exons ATGCAGATCATATTCTATGAGGACAAAAACTTTCAGGGCCGGTTTTATGAGTGCAGAAATGATTACCCTAATCTAAGCCATTACTTGGATCGCTGTAATTCGATTCGAGTTCTAAATGGATCGTGGATGATATATGAGCGTCCTGAGTATATGGGATATCAGTATTTTCTTCAAAGGGGAGAATATCCTAATTTCCAAGAATGGTTGGGGTTCAATGACTCCATCAAGTCTTGTTTAGTAATTCCACAG TACAGTGGATCCTACAGGCTGAGGCTTTATGAAAGAAATAACTTTGGAGGCAAAATGCTAGAGGCCATGAATGATTGTCCTTCAGTCTTTGAACGGTTTCATCAGAATGACATACAATCCTGCAATATATTTGATGGTTATTggattttttatgaacaaccttaTTACCGAGGACGTCAGTACTACCTGAGACCTGGAGAGTACAGAAGATTTACTGACTGGGGTGCTATGAATGCCAGAGTTGGTTCTTTCAGACTGATTAGAGATTAG